A window of Ictalurus furcatus strain D&B chromosome 4, Billie_1.0, whole genome shotgun sequence genomic DNA:
AAGCAgtgagaaaacaacaacaacaacaacaacaacaacaacaaacaaatagatTTTACCAACAAAACCCTAGGATACGTCGGTGGActagttgtttgtttatttatttatttattttagatgtgCGGcaagaaataataagaaaacagCAAGGCAAATATCTGGTTCAAGTTCaatttcaagttcaagtggctttattgtcatttcaaccatatacagttggtatagtacacagtgaaatgaaacaacgttcctctaggaccatggtgctacatgaaacaacacactaaccacatgagacacagaactaaataagatctacaaacattctacataaagtacacgtgcagacgtgtgctaaaaacacaggacagtacagtacctactaaaacaggacaccaggtacagtaagtgacagtgtagcgctgaccagtacacagttttagtgtggaagtgtctgatataacaggtagtgcagaagataggtgccaaggagtaccaatataatttaaacatggtatcaatgtaaacataacatgctatgactgagtattcagcaaattagcttcataccaaatatggacatagcagttattgttgtagcagccaggtaaagtgtagatagtgacaataaatgatatactgtattatttataataatgaataattaactAATAAGCCACACCTCTAATTTTAACAGACAAAAGAGACCACAGGTTTGTGTAGTCACAGGCCAGATAGATAAAAGTTGACATGTAACAAATACCATCTATTCTATACTACTTGTATTTAGTTGTATTTATGAATCAAACACttggacatgtttttttttttgttgttaaataaatcaacaaatacATACAACAGATCATCATATCACAACTGGATAACGTCTCACATAGACTACAACATAAAAGCAAAGAAttggacaaaaaaagaaaaacaatagagGTTACATAACCAtcagttatatattatataattgtaCTATGGAAAGATATACATATAAGGGTACATAAGATATCattatataattgtataatagAGAAATATACATGTGAGGGTACAAAAGGACCATTAAGCATACtttttatatgaaaatgttAAACGATGAGCTTTCCTGTTTTTGGATTTTGACAATACATCTATACCCATTTTTACCTCCTTCTCAAACCCTTTTTACTCTGTTTACATTGTGATTAtgaaatttacataaaaataaaataaaattgataatGAAACCATCATAATTTGAGTAATGATCCTTAATGTAATAATCACATGATTGTAggataagaattttttttaatattgtcgAAAATAAAACCTTCTATACCTTCCTAAAAACTCTGGGTATATTGGCAGCACCAAAACAGATGGGAAATCGTTTCAGTggaattttcacaaaaaaagcattttatttcattatcacTTGTGAGTTTGAATAGAAACTGATTGGTAGAGTAGACTCTAGGAATTATTTGGTATGAAATTTCCCTAACCTTATTTTGTAAGGAGGAATTTTTGAAGCAGAGACCAAACTCGAGTCCAGTTTATATTATTAAAGAGATCTTGGACGTGTTGATCACCTGCGTCTTCTCATTACTTATGTAATATGTTCAGAGTCTGCTGGTGATTGGATACGTCTACAAACATAGTCATGCACCCGATAAATAATATTGTCCGTGACACAAATGAAGAACGTTGCCTTTATTTCTAAATTGCTCCAATATCCAGACATTTTCTTCCACATGATCTTCAGTCTTTTCCTTTTGTTGTCACTTTGTTATGCTAACGTTTTAACCTACACCTCCCAAGGTGTCATAGGAATgtagggccatattcagagttacacacacataatgaggatttaataccaaAATTGCGTGCAGTgatattcagacctcagacataactacagactgtaaatacactcaaaaaTGCCACTGGAATGGCATTCGAGGCCAATATTAAATAGATAGACATGACACTATTCCTTACTCATATTGTCGCTTCAAATTTCAcagaaggttgttttttttttttttttatcgagATGCTATTGAAAAACCGTATCTCAGATGCTTCTACTATAGAAAAATCTGCCAAGCTCAGATGTGGGAACTATATTCAGGTAATATGCATATTGTGCATGGCACACTGAGAAAATCAAGTTAAGCAGCTGTATAACCTGAGTCTGAATAAGCATAAAATAACTTAAATATTCATGTAggaggcacggtggcttagtggttagcacgtttgtctcgcAGCTCCAGGTTtgtgggtttgattcctgcttctGCTCTACGCTTGTGgggtttgcattttctccccgtgctttgggggtttccgccgggtactctggtttcctcccccagtccaaagacatgagttgcAGACTGATAGGCATttccctgtccagggtgtcccctgcctgtctcctgggatagtctccaggctccctgtgagcctgtgtaggataagcgatggatggatgtgactgatgtaacttttggacttaagtcaCCAACTCTGAATATTCATCGAGACATCCCCTTTCCCTGTAATTTACTGGCTTCTGTTCACACATGCCCTTCCGACTAAAATCTTAAACTAGCTCTCATCCTTTTTTATTGCTTCGTCAATCTTCCTGGGACATTAAAGTAAACACTTAACCTCTTCCACGTTAATTACAGTTGAATTTCCACTATAAAAAGCGCACATATAGAAAAAGAGCTCACGTGTACTTGTTGGGTGGTAAGGTTTGTGCCGTGTGAGATTGCGAAAAGGGCTGGGCAGGTTCACATTGTATTAGCAGGCTGCGAGCTgcagtgtttattttgtttgatgAATGCCACAGTGGCGTATTGATTAACTCTCTCCCCTGGTGCTCATCGGCCACACAAaacaagagaaaatgaaaaatgaaacgtGCCACTTGGAATTTTCCCCGTGCAGACTCTAATGAAAAGCTTGTAATTACTAGCAGTGGCATGAAATGAAACAGGATTGCTTCAGTactaaatgaaagtaaataaagctACCCTTCATTAAAAAGCTGTGGTTTGGAGTAGGAAATGTTGATCAAGGACATTTTAGATACTTCTTGTTCCACATGTCTGCTGTGGATTGTTGTAAGCATTGCGTTTGAATCAGCAGCGactatatttgtatttaaacgCATGAATGGTGTAAGCATTCTCTCTTGCCCAGGCCTGAAATGTCTGCTTGCTTTTGGTTTCTTATGGATTACAAAGTCTGCATTTACTTTCCTTATTTCCTTTTTGTCTTCGTTGCCAGACTTAGAGTTAAATGAAAGTATTTCACTTTAGTCCTACTGCTAAGAAGAAACTCAGACGCTGCAACAGCCCGAGATGGTAAAAATAACAAGATAATAGGTGAAAGGCTCCTGAACCATGCAGGATAAAACACTCTGGAGGGGAATAAAGACCAGGCTGAGGCATTTGAAAAGCTTGGTGTCTCACTCTtgctgtataaatgtgtgtgggtatgtttAATCACAGTGCAGTGCAGAGAGAAATTATTATCTGTCGCTAATGAGACTGAGCAAGTTCAGTGAGCTGGAGTAGCATAAACTGTAACACAAGATCAGTGATTGACACCTACTCATCCTCCGTCCCCCTCCCATCCCCGCGTAGCGGTCAATAAGCCGTTTTATTGAACACCAGATTGTGTACTTGTGCTGCACATCAAATAAATGTAGCATTTGTGTCGCTACATAAGGGATTATTAATGACTTCAAATATGAAGTATTAAAAGGAtggatttgggtttttttttttttgcagtcttaaaatttttaatctttaaatcTGTGTAGAATAGTACATCGAGCTTATTTAGTCTCGTAAAATGCATGGATGCTTTGGCTTTCAGTCTCATCGATTGCAGTTTTCTTAAAAgccatttttatcatttttgagACAAAAACATCCCTTAAACATCTTTCACTGCTGATGACCCTTTAGACACCTACTCTATAATCTGTGCATTTTTATCTGTTatgattttatcatttttttcccaTCTCCCTGAATGTCTCTCCACTCCGTCCCCTCCCACACCCACTCCTTatgcttttgtttgtctttgtttgtttgttgactCCATCGGTTCCTTTAGGCCACCAACCTGGCTCCCTCCTCCACCAGTGCCACCCTTTCCCTTGCCAATCCCGATGTCTCCATACTAAACTACCAATCTGCACTCTACCAGCCTCCTGCAGCACCCATGGCTGCCGTGGCACCCAGGACCATGCCCCTGCAGCCTGGTGCCACTCAGCTCTGTGCCGCTCGGCCTGACCCCTTCCAGCAGGCGCTCATTGTTTGCCCACCCACCTTCCAAGGTGAGAGCACTATTCCTGCACATGGAGTCTTGGGTTGTCTTTGAACATGTCTATACTACGATTTGCAAAGGGATTGATGAGTTTTAAAACACTTCTATTACTGGAGAGAATACTAGATATTTAACAATGTGCATTAATTAAATACACACTCACCGACTAAATTTTTATctttacacctgctcattcatgcaattatccaatcagccaatgtGTGgtggcagcacaatgcataaaatcatacagatacacgtatcatgcagatacagctcaagacctgttcatgttcacatcaagcaATATGTGATCTCAGTCACTCAGTTGtagtgccagacgggctggtttgagtgtttcagaaaggGCTGATCTCCATAGCCCATAGAGTTtaaacagaatggtgtgaaaagcaAAAGACATCCAGTGACTGAcggttctgcaggtggaaatgtCTTGTTGATGGCTAGACTGGTTCTAGTTACCACAGAaactatagtaactcaaataaccagtcTTTATAACCATGGTGAGTGGAAAACCTCAACACAAAGCACCTTGAAGCGGAAAGGGCTACCAATCCCGACGCAGCAGCTCACCAGCAGCTCACAAGACCACATCAGATTCCATTCGTGTAAGCCATGGACAGGACTctaaggctacagtgggcacaagcTCACTgaaactagacagttgaagactggaaaaagtttAGGTTTAGGTGAATCTGATCTGGTCTTCtgttgattggataattgcctGACTGAGCAAGTGTTCCCGAGTCCATAGAGATGCTGCACCGAGGCCTGAGAGTCAGTCTGATCTGGTCTTCtgttgattggataattgcctGACTGagcaagtgttcctaataaagtagccAGTGAATGTCTAGTAGTGAACCTTGAAATCTTGATGTCTAAGCACTGAGGTCTTAATGGTAGTCCAGTTATTCGGTTGATTGATCTGAATTTCCTATGATCACTTGGTGCATGTAAATGTCAGTCATGTGTTAGAAATAGAACTAGAAATGCAGATGATAAGAGCTGTGGTGCCTATGGTGTGTCCTCAGGGTTGCAGGCATCCCCCTCCAAGCACAGCGGCTACTCCGTACGGATGGAGAATGCTGTTCCCATAGTGACTCAGGCCCCCGGCGGTCAACCCCTGCAGATCCAACCTGGCCTTCTCACACAGGTACAAACACTTCCTCCTTCACCATGGCAGTGAAGAACCATGCATGCTAAACTAATTAtacctctctgtgtctcctgAATGCACTGCTACAGAAGAATGTGGCTTTGGAAAAGAGCAATTAGCATGAcccattttgttttaatgaactATAATTCACCTCCTCTGACAAAGTCTTTCTCATTTGGTCATATATTAtaattgcttgtgtgtgtgtgtgtgtgtcacaggaGCTGGTCCCAGAGCCTGTTACCAGGCTGGGCTTTTTGTCTCCACTGAAACTCAgcacttgtgtttttttttccctggagTGAAAGCCAGTCATGGTCTGACGAGCATGACAGAGGCCGGCTCTCAGAAAGATCTATGGACGCTGGCGGGTTTTTTAGCTTCAGGGGCCATAAGGCAGGACCTGCGTTGGATTGATGATGTTTGGCTTGAACTTCTTGACTAGCTGGTGGAAGTTTGATACTTTCCATCCAGTTTAAATCAGACCTTAGTTACTTGTTTTATGGAATAGAGACACGTCATTTCGTAGCAGTTTTTAACGTGATGATATCCATAATGTTCCTTGTTTGTGCGAGAAAACCTGGTTCCTTTCTCGCTCTATGCTTGTTTGCCTGAAGGTCTGAGAGCCCTCGTGTCtttcaagtgtgtgtgaagagggATGAGGCTAGTCCCAGAAGGCTGCCTAGGCCTTTATCTGGATCAGGAATGCAGAAAATGCAGGAACAATAAGGGAGGGAGAGCATTCAGAGCCTCTAGGGGTGACAAAGGGCCTTCACCAAGCGAGAGAGACTGGGCGCCATGTCAGAATGGGGGTTGTGCAGAAGATGGCTATGCATGGAAAAGAGCCCTTATCTGGGTTACGGTTCCAGGGCAGACGAGCTGATTACACACCCCAGGCCAGCATGAGAGAACTGAAAGTGCCCAGAATGTAGGAAAAGGGCTGCAGGGACATAATGTCTAGTGTAGACATAAATATTTGTGACCATGTGgctgcaaaagaaagaaataatctgCTATCTGTTGAGAATAAAGTCCTTAAAGGAAGTTGAGTATGCGCACTGCATATAGGTAGGTTAATAGTGCTTTCAGTTTTTCATGTCAGCTAAAACAATACCAAGTGCTGACTTGAAGTGTTCCGGTTAAACATCACCAAAGTACGTGAAAAAGGACATGTTCTAGTTTTACGCACTTTTATGTTTCACAGCTTGAATCTTTGAGATCAATTTTTCAACTCGACTAATGACCGCCCTTCGTGTTCCTCTCCTCTAATCCCAACATTTGGGAAAAAAAGATTGCAGTCCACAGCAACAGCAGGCAAAAGATGAAGGTGACTGTAAATATCCTGGTAATTTTAGCCATCCAGCAAACAGCTTTAAGAATATTCCAGCAAAACGGGAAGCCATGTTCCACTAAAGACATGGCCAAACATAactgaaccttttttttcccccccgaagGCGTTGTTTGGACTGTCTCTAAGCTTAAACATAATAGACCCCTGCCGTTTGTGGTTAGGCCTCCTTTGTGTGACCCAAACACTACAGCCTATACTGATGGAACCGTTAACTAGATGTGCGAATGGTATTAAAGCAACAATTCATTAGTTGTACATTAAACTGCTAATCAGTAGAGCTGCATTAAGCCATTAGAGCTGCAGACACTCCTCTGCTAGCCACGTCTCTGGGCAAATTACGCCTGGCACTCTGTGCACTCCATGCCAGTCATACAAAGCAGCTCCTCACAAAGCTGCTGAATGGGGGGCTCCTGAATTTAATTAAATCCTGAGCTGATTTGGAAAACGTCAAAGCCATCAGCGCACTGCCTAGGAGATGCTACATATCTTTATTAAGGCGAGGTCTTATCTTTTTTGAGATAGGAGTCAAGGCCACGCTTGGTTTTTCAAGGTGCATTATGAATCTCTTAAGATATCGGTGCCAAGGAAAGGATGAAAAACACCAATGTTAAAATGAAAGTGACAAAAGCTTTTTGTTATTCAACAGTGGCTTTTTGCCAAAGTTGTTTCATTTCTGCGTGTTGAATCGTTTCGAGCGTTTCTAGAGGACAGTGACAATAGATAAATGAGATGCGCTGGTCTGCTTGACGTTGTGTATTATATTTCTTGATATAAATGTATTGCAACTGTAATTTAGAGAAAGAAGAGAACATAGTTTTGATGCTCCTTCCTGCATAGTCGCCTTGCCTAAAGGGGATGTTTGACCCGTTTGGTAGTTCTTTGGCACAGTTTGGCACAGTTGCTAACGGTCACAGCTGCAAATAGCTTTGTCCTTTTCTCCTCATTCTAAACCTGTGGGTGTTCTTAAGGACCTGTTTAGTCGGGAGTCTTACACTCTTGTGCAAACACCCGCAGTGCAAACTTCAAACTATGAACCCAACGCCCCTTATTCTTTTGTTCTGTCCTTGTCTTGCAGCAGGCGTGGCCCTCTGGTACCCAGCAGATCTTGCTGCCCCCAGCATGGCAACAGCTCACCCACACCTCTGTACAGCACACCACAGTCATCCCGGACTCTATGAGCACCTCTCAGCCCCTGACCAACTGGAGGTAAGACCACCTGTGTCCCCTtactcatttacacacaacaagGCAGCTTTCACAAGAGCGATTTTGGCATCCGCAAGAAATTCAGTTGACACGCATTGCTGATTTGTTTCTGGGCAGAGATCAAGGTTTGTTACTGTATACTGAAAATGAGAATTGAAAACAGAAAATGTGGTTCAAGTTGCATAGACATaatatctgtaaataaaaatgtcagtttATCCTGCAGctatttgtattcatttggtGTCACTGCTATCTGGGATAGTCGGCTAGGATTCGGTCTGAAAACAAACGGATGCAAGCGCGTATATACTGATAttcaaaaacaatatttatgcCATTGTGCTTAATATTAGTGCATAATATTGAGTAAATTTAGCATTTAATTTAAACCTAGTTTAAAGGCAATGAAACagtaaaaacagtaaaaagGCCTACATGTAAGTACACACTAGGAAACCAAATGCGAATACATCATACAACAGATAAACCGTCCTAAATACAGATATGATTAAGGTTCACATGGCTAGAAGTGTGCATTGggatacaacaaaaaaaattttgcaTGAGCAGTCATATGTGAAGCTtgtgcattgctgcacagtacatttacatagCAACTGCCTGATCACGGTTGTGGTgctttaaattaggctactagtttgtttacatttttgggAACTAAATGCGATAGAACAGATTgtgggcaggtacaaacaaaacagaatagCTTTATTATTTAGGATTTAAAAATCAGTCCCATGCACACCTCTAGTTTAGACCAGTTATGAACTTGAGTGGAACTAACTGTCATGGCCAAAATTCACAAACACTGCTGGCAGGTTTCTACTTCTGGGTTTTGTTTTCCCAGTGTTTCTGGGGACATAGTGGTAgggctaaaaacaaaacaaaactaaatcaactactaaaaaaaaaaatacttctgttttaggccacacccactttgggttcaaatctgaatacagatacgaaTACAAAAAGATGTCAACACTAAactgatacagatacagatagtgtcatTGTGTTACGCCctagcgtgcacacacacacacacacacacacacacacacacacacacacatacaattaaATCAGAAAGTCATAGCGCAGCTctataatacatttacatatctGGCAGATGCTTTTACAACAAGTGAGCTGAGCAGATGAAGATTTCATAAGCACTATTAGGTCAAATGTGTGTGTCTTGTGCTTGCTGTAAGATGTGGAAACTTGAATTGGGCAGTTTCTAATGTGAGCTGACAACCACAGCTATTTCCTCCTCCATCTTGCTCTACATCATGTATGACTGAAGCTGCACCCAGACCGTCTCCTATATGCTGACACATGGTCCAAATTCTTTGAACAGACAATTGAGCATCATTTCCATGCATTGCCATTCAGTGCTACAAGACATCCGTCATGTTGTTCTTATTATAATCAGTGGCAAGAGGTGCTTTTGAAGTATGTCCTTTTGAAAACAGCCTGAAACAATGTTTTTACGTTTCAAGTTGTGCTGCTCCATTTAGAAAGGAAACACGCAGAACATGGAAACATTTAGAATGGAAGGGAAACGTGTGGTTAAGCCATGTCATGATGAGGCAGTGAAGATGTACTGAGTGTAGTTATTAAGATGTAGTGAGTGTAGTTGGGGCTACAACTTCACAACCACTTTGTGGCTCAGGGGGTAGAGCGGGTTgcccactaatcgtagggttggcggttcgattcccggcccatgtgtcTCCACacgccaaagtgtccttgggcaagacactgaaccccaagttgctcccgatggcaagctagcaccttgcatggcagctctgcagccattggtgtatgtgtgtaaatgtgtggaTGAGACACGGTGTAAAGCTAACCTAAGcttaaaaaaagcactatataagtgcagaccatttaccatttttaccATTAATTACACCCCTACTAATATGTATACATCAAAAGAATGGACACATCACTATACCCCATTACTGAGCATATTGATACTCATTTGCACCATTAAAACACAGGGGTAAAGTGTTATATTGCATGGCTATTTGACTTTGATGAATGAGCAAGTTGAACGAGGCAGGAAGCTGTGTACTCAGCCTACCAGCTAGGTTTGCTCATGAATTATGCATGTAAAATGAAgcacagttttattttaaaatcctgcTCGTCAAAAGAACATCATATTGCATTCAGTACTAATAgagatgttaaatgttaaatgttgagTGTTTCGTGGGGCAGCTTGGGTCACTAAGTTAACTATAAGGGGAAAGATTTGAGCTGGCTCACATTGCTGTGTAGGCAGCAGGCTGAGGCTCATTTGGGTTTGCTGATGTCGTGAGAAGTGGAGATGCGAGCCTTCAGCCCAGCCCTGACGGCTCTATTGTCCTCGGTGAGCCCGTCTGCAGGAGTGTCGCACTCGCACTGCAGAGTCAGAGATCTCTCCTGTGAGAGCCATCCCTCTGCTGTCAGTCTGCTCTGTGTCCAACACAGACACTGCTGCCGTCTACTGGACAAACATCGTACTGAATTAGGTCATGATCGGTAGCACTGTCGTGTCATGTGGATCATTGTGGAGTGTTGCTTGATTTATTTCCATTTGAATAGATTTACATATCTTTATTAAAACAGGGCCTTATCCTTTTTTTGGAGACTTTAGAATAATATTTATCTCTGATGTGGATTTGGATTTAAGAAAAGGActgaaaatgaagtgaaaaagaCAAGCTTTCGTCATTCCACGCTGGCATTTGCTTTCTGAAAACCTATGAGTATAAAAGGTTGTATAGTCTAAAAGCtgctcttgtttttttgttttttttccccaggaatTCCCATCCCCATGGCAGCCATTACAATCCCATCATGCAACAGCCAGCCTTGCTTGCCGGTCACGTGTCCCTGCCTTCCCAGCAACCTTTGAACGTGGGCGTGGCTCATGTAATGAGGCAGCCGTCAAACAACAGCTCATCCTCCAAAAAGAGTAAGCCACAGCAGATgagcaacaggtcagtaattaACTATCATGTTTGGGTTTTTATGACATGGATGGAATGAAGAGTTGATTCCCTGACACGTTTATGTGCCTTCCTGTTTTAGGAATGTGTCCACCTATGAGGTGTCCTCATCCCAGGCGGTGTTATCCCCTCAGCGCTCGAAGCGTGTGAAGGAGAACACACCGCCACGCTGCGCTGTGGTACAAAACGGCCACTCTGCTCCCTGCGTCCCGGCTGAGGcctgtggaggaggaggagggtgggGAGAAGAGCAGGCCTCCAGCACAACGCGAGAGCACCACGGACCACACAACCAACACCCGCAACACAACCAACACAACCCACCTCGACAGACCATCATCATCCCCGACACCCCGAGTCCAGCTGTCAGCATCATCACCATCAGCAGCGACACAGACGAGGAGGATGAGCACAAGCAGCCCAGTAACACCAGGTCAGCAGGGATATTTTTTTGATGTATAATGCAatttcttgtgttttgtttttttaaaataacaattagATTACACAGACGCTGATGATTTTCCTACCTGTGTTGCACTCATCTCCTCACAGCACATCATCCAAGCAGCGGAAGAACGTCATCAGCTGTGTCACTGTCCACGACTCCCCAGATTCTGACTCCAGCAATAACAGCCCCTATGCTGTCGGCTCCCGAACCAACGGCCCCAACGCTAACAACTATGAATCTAAGGGCACAGTGCTGGACAACTACAACAACGGAAATCCCCGAACCATCATCATCCCTCCCCTGAAGAGCCAGACCAGCGAGAGCCTGAGCGAGTGTGATCGACTTGTGCCTGGTGAGACGGAGACTTTTCTCAATAAGTCTACCATTACAAAAAGTTAACATGAGCTCTATATAGTTCAGGGTTGTCTGTGGCATCCATAGCCAGATGTATGCACATTAATGAAGTCtacatgaattaataaatatctCTGACACTGGAAATATATCTTTGATCACTACAGACACAATGAACCACCAGAATCCTGCCTACAAGTATAAATCCTCCAATGGAGGCCTGTCAGCCAACAATCACTCATCAGGGGGTGTTCCCGTAGGCGGAGCATATCGGCAGCAACGTTCCGGGCCACACCCTTTCCAGCAGCAGCCGCTCAATCTCAGCCAGGTGtggagtgtatgtgtatatggtTAAGCTTTCTGGTTTGCATTTGATGTATGGATGTGTAGTCGTGTTTGTCGCTAGACAGCCGTATGGATATGCACAGTGGTGTAAAGTATCAAAccacaaacaaaacatgaacCCCGGGGCAAATAGcgtgttaataaaaaaatagcgTGATGATACCGTGCAAAACAAGATGAATAACGTTATATCCTCTTTTGCAGGCTCAGCAGCACATGGCGGTAGAGAGAAATGGAGGCCACAGGAGACAGCAAGCCTATATCGCACCAACAATGGCTGCCCAAGCTCCCTATTCCTTTCACCACAACAGTCCCTCCCACAGCGCTAATGTGCACCCCCACCTAGCTGCCCCTCACTTATCTGGCCAACCTCACCTTTACACGTACACCACCCCCGCTGCCCTGGGATCCACAGGTACTGTGGCACATCTGGTGGCATCACAAGGTTCAGCTCACCATGCAGTCCAACACGCTGGCTACCCGCCAAGCATCGTGCACCAGGTACCTGTCAGCATGGGCCACCGCGTTCTGCCATCCCCCACGCTGCACCATGGCCAGTACCAGCCCCAGTTTGCCCATCAAACATACATCAGCGCTTCACCCGCCTCCACTGTCTACACTGGATATCCCTTGAGCCCCACCAAGATGAACCAATACCCGTATCTCTAGACCCGAAAACACTGGAGCC
This region includes:
- the hipk2 gene encoding homeodomain-interacting protein kinase 2 isoform X2, producing MAPVYEGMASQVQVFSPHTLQSSAFFSVKKLKVEQSCNWDMTGYGTHSKVYSQNSKQSVSAAPVGLNAASLQVSNSSLPYEQALLFPASSGHIVVASASSTSGVAGQLLGSTGSSSGSGSGGHNLTRRSTVSLLDTYQRCGLKRKSEELDNNNGSGSSVHVVEELQQPPAAPMLQNNGQSGPTGTVATTSTTATSKTSGANSEGDYQLLQHEVLCSMTNTYEVLEFLGRGTFGQVVKCWKRGTSEIVAIKILKNHPSYARQGQIEVSILARLSTESADDYNFVRAYECFQHKNHTCLVFEMLEQNLYDFLKQNKFSPLPLKYIRPILQQVATALMKLKSLGLIHADLKPENIMLVDPARQPYRVKVIDFGSASHVSKAVCSTYLQSRYYRAPEIILGLPFCEAIDMWSLGCVIAELFLGWPLYPGASEYDQIRYISQTQGLPAEYLLSAGTKTTRFFNRDPDSTYPLWRLKTPEDHEGETGIKSKEARKYIFNCLDDMAQVNVSTELEGSDMLAEKADRREFIDLLTKMLTIDADKRITPIETLNHPFVTMAHLLDFPHSTHVKSCFQNMEICKRRVNMYDAVNQSKTPFITHVAPSTSTNLTMTFNNQLNTVHSQATNLAPSSTSATLSLANPDVSILNYQSALYQPPAAPMAAVAPRTMPLQPGATQLCAARPDPFQQALIVCPPTFQGLQASPSKHSGYSVRMENAVPIVTQAPGGQPLQIQPGLLTQAWPSGTQQILLPPAWQQLTHTSVQHTTVIPDSMSTSQPLTNWRNSHPHGSHYNPIMQQPALLAGHVSLPSQQPLNVGVAHVMRQPSNNSSSSKKSKPQQMSNRNVSTYEVSSSQAVLSPQRSKRVKENTPPRCAVVQNGHSAPCVPAEACGGGGGWGEEQASSTTREHHGPHNQHPQHNQHNPPRQTIIIPDTPSPAVSIITISSDTDEEDEHKQPSNTSTSSKQRKNVISCVTVHDSPDSDSSNNSPYAVGSRTNGPNANNYESKGTVLDNYNNGNPRTIIIPPLKSQTSESLSECDRLVPDTMNHQNPAYKYKSSNGGLSANNHSSGGVPVGGAYRQQRSGPHPFQQQPLNLSQAQQHMAVERNGGHRRQQAYIAPTMAAQAPYSFHHNSPSHSANVHPHLAAPHLSGQPHLYTYTTPAALGSTGTVAHLVASQGSAHHAVQHAGYPPSIVHQVPVSMGHRVLPSPTLHHGQYQPQFAHQTYISASPASTVYTGYPLSPTKMNQYPYL
- the hipk2 gene encoding homeodomain-interacting protein kinase 2 isoform X1 encodes the protein MAPVYEGMASQVQVFSPHTLQSSAFFSVKKLKVEQSCNWDMTGYGTHSKVYSQNSKQSVSAAPVGLNAASLQVSNSSLPYEQALLFPASSGHIVVASASSTSGVAGQLLGSTGSSSGSGSGGHNLTRRSTVSLLDTYQRCGLKRKSEELDNNNGSGSSVHVVEELQQPPAAPMLQNNGQSGPTGTVATTSTTATSKTSGANSEGDYQLLQHEVLCSMTNTYEVLEFLGRGTFGQVVKCWKRGTSEIVAIKILKNHPSYARQGQIEVSILARLSTESADDYNFVRAYECFQHKNHTCLVFEMLEQNLYDFLKQNKFSPLPLKYIRPILQQVATALMKLKSLGLIHADLKPENIMLVDPARQPYRVKVIDFGSASHVSKAVCSTYLQSRYYRAPEIILGLPFCEAIDMWSLGCVIAELFLGWPLYPGASEYDQIRYISQTQGLPAEYLLSAGTKTTRFFNRDPDSTYPLWRLKTPEDHEGETGIKSKEARKYIFNCLDDMAQVNVSTELEGSDMLAEKADRREFIDLLTKMLTIDADKRITPIETLNHPFVTMAHLLDFPHSTHVKSCFQNMEICKRRVNMYDAVNQSKTPFITHVAPSTSTNLTMTFNNQLNTVHSQATNLAPSSTSATLSLANPDVSILNYQSALYQPPAAPMAAVAPRTMPLQPGATQLCAARPDPFQQALIVCPPTFQGLQASPSKHSGYSVRMENAVPIVTQAPGGQPLQIQPGLLTQQAWPSGTQQILLPPAWQQLTHTSVQHTTVIPDSMSTSQPLTNWRNSHPHGSHYNPIMQQPALLAGHVSLPSQQPLNVGVAHVMRQPSNNSSSSKKSKPQQMSNRNVSTYEVSSSQAVLSPQRSKRVKENTPPRCAVVQNGHSAPCVPAEACGGGGGWGEEQASSTTREHHGPHNQHPQHNQHNPPRQTIIIPDTPSPAVSIITISSDTDEEDEHKQPSNTSTSSKQRKNVISCVTVHDSPDSDSSNNSPYAVGSRTNGPNANNYESKGTVLDNYNNGNPRTIIIPPLKSQTSESLSECDRLVPDTMNHQNPAYKYKSSNGGLSANNHSSGGVPVGGAYRQQRSGPHPFQQQPLNLSQAQQHMAVERNGGHRRQQAYIAPTMAAQAPYSFHHNSPSHSANVHPHLAAPHLSGQPHLYTYTTPAALGSTGTVAHLVASQGSAHHAVQHAGYPPSIVHQVPVSMGHRVLPSPTLHHGQYQPQFAHQTYISASPASTVYTGYPLSPTKMNQYPYL